The Candidatus Nitrosotenuis cloacae DNA window ATTTCCAGACACAGAGTGGAACCCCGACCAGTTCCCGGGATTGGTCTTTAGGATCAAAAACCCCAAGACTGCCACGCTGATATTCTCATCAGGAAAAATGGTCTGCACTGGAGGAAAATCGGAGGACATGGCAGTAAAGGCAGTCAGGTCCGTAGTGCAGCAGCTGCGCAAGGGCGGAATCAAAATAAAAAATGAGGCAATAGTGACCGTCCAGAACATAGTGGCGTCTGCAAATCTGTGCGGAAAGATACACCTAGAACAGGCCGCAAGGACTCTGCCAAGAAGCATGTACGAGCCGGAGCAGTTCCCAGGACTAATCCACCGAATGCTTGACCCAAAGACGGTCATCCTGCTGTTTGCGTCAGGAAAGCTTGTCT harbors:
- a CDS encoding TATA-box-binding protein, whose product is MPQTKPIVSIENVVASATVEQKIDLTDVTKKFPDTEWNPDQFPGLVFRIKNPKTATLIFSSGKMVCTGGKSEDMAVKAVRSVVQQLRKGGIKIKNEAIVTVQNIVASANLCGKIHLEQAARTLPRSMYEPEQFPGLIHRMLDPKTVILLFASGKLV